One part of the Magallana gigas chromosome 5, xbMagGiga1.1, whole genome shotgun sequence genome encodes these proteins:
- the LOC105347318 gene encoding SET and MYND domain-containing protein 4 isoform X1, producing the protein MIADHISHTFDYFKEVVKIQIDLEFLTADMEAIQKAIREEFQKKHEFVKTMEEFSKMKTNEERVKFVLSLPVVQKHIHLEDYDNGKNSEESFHLRTEGNQYFIKKNYSKSLKLYTASVLKAPVTNMNCFDKMETKTETKDLELANAYANRSAAMFHLKDYAACLWNAELAFRFGYPTENHYKLHDRQGKCHRQLQDFIKAEQSFQSALKSLEFSTLDEKKRQNLCKDMQRLIEEVKIEGRNLDLENHMDEEQRQVVNHFHSDLPQIDKSSQNSVFLSASSTVSLRESTEMGRGLMASTDIKVGDIVAVEKPYASVNLPEREQEYCSHCSKRINAPVPCQQCSDVAFCSLQCQEEAWTEYHRIECKIIRHVQNMKSKLGHLAFRMVLKAGFSFLFKEQSNFCKDDVSESIGYNGDGCYDSENYHALYTLVNHGDKRTPEDLFNKAVQTVYLLGCLELTTFFKDCQKGQEMDAKCYIGSHILRQIQMLPCNAHEISEILWKPGDPTVTNSIEIGSGAYALLSLINHSCDPSVVRHNYGNICVVRAIKPIKKGEEILDNYGALYPLTIREERRAKLRPQYFFDCNCDACQLELPLYFDIPDDVPVFKCKDCSGPIFISQDKDLAEAECSSCHEKKDLNQTVMKLQESTNGYHVALEQVLAGVDMQAALEVLLKHLEFLTVHISLPWRDINNCQEAIKQCFATQANSYILP; encoded by the exons ATGATTGCAGACCATATTTCACATACTTTTGATTATTTCAAGGAGGTTGTTAAAATACAG ATAGATTTGGAGTTTCTGACAGCAGACATGGAGGCCATTCAGAAAGCTATTCGTGAGGAATTTCAAAAGAAACATGAATTTGTAAAAACTATGGAGGAATTttccaaaatgaaaacaaatgaagAGAGAGTAAAATTTGTGTTATCCTTGCCTGTGGTCCAAAAACACATTCATCTTGAGGATTATGATAATGGCAAAAATTCAGAAGAATCTTTTCATCTAAGAACTGAAGGAAACCAGTACTTCATAAAGAAGAATTATTCCAAATCCCTTAAGCTTTATACAGCTAGTGTTTTAAAAGCTCCAGTGACGAATATGAATTGTTTTGACAAAATGGAAACCAAGACTGAGACCAAAGACCTGGAGTTAGCCAATGCTTATGCTAACAGATCAGCTGCCATGTTTCATCTGAAGGACTATGCTGCTTGTTTGTGGAATGCAGAACTGGCTTTCCGATTTGGATATCCCACGGAAAACCATTACAAGTTACATGATCGACAGGGAAAGTGTCATAGACAGCTGCAGGACTTTATTAAAGCAGAACAGTCGTTCCAATCAGCTTTAAAGTCCCTGGAGTTTTCAACTCTAGATGAAAAGAAAAGGCAAAATCTATGTAAAGATATGCAACGTCTTATAGAAGAAGTGAAAATTGAAGGCCGTAATTTGGACTTGGAAAATCATATGGATGAGGAGCAGAGGCAGGTCGTAAACCATTTTCACTCAGATCTGCCTCAAATTGACAAAAGTTCCCAAAATTCTGTATTCCTGTCGGCCAGTAGTACAGTCAGTTTAAGGGAGAGCACGGAAATGGGACGTGGACTAATGGCATCCACTGATATCAAAGTGGGAGATATTGTAGCAGTGGAGAAACCGTATGCCTCAGTCAATCTCCCAGAAAGAGAACAAGAGTATTGCAGTCACTGCAGTAAAAGAATCAATGCCCCTGTGCCCTGTCAGCAGTGCAGTGATGTTGCCTTCTGTTCCCTGCAGTGTCAGGAAGAGGCCTGGACAGAATATCACAGAATAGAATGTAAAATCATCAGACATGTCcaaaatatgaaatcaaaacTAGGGCATCTAGCATTTCGTATGGTTTTGAAAGCAGGATTTTCCTTTCTCTTCAAGGAACAAAGCAATTTTTGCAAAGATGACGTGTCAGAGAGTATTGGATATAATGGGGATGGCTGTTATGATTCGGAGAATTATCATGCTCTATACACCTTAGTGAATCATGGAGACAAAAGAACACCTGAGGATCTGTTTAACAAGGCAGTCCAAACTGTGTATTTATTGGGGTGCTTAGAGTTAACTACTTTTTTCAAAGATTGTCAAAAGGGACAAGAAATGGATGCAAAATGTTACATAGGAAGCCACATTTTAAGACAAATACAAATGTTGCCCTGTAATGCCCATGAAATTTCTGAAATCCTCTGGAAGCCAGGGGATCCTACTGTAACAAACAGCATAGAGATAGGATCTGGAGCTTACGCACTTCTCAGCCTCATCAACCATTCTTGTGACCCTTCAGTGGTAAGACACAACTATGGCAATATTTGTGTTGTCAGAGCTATAAAGCCCATTAAGAAAGGAGAAGAAATTCTTGACAATTATGGAGCTCTATACCCATTGACCATAAGAGAGGAACGTCGGGCAAAATTACGGCCACAGTACTTCTTCGATTGCAACTGTGATGCTTGTCAGTTAGAACTTcctctttattttgatattcctGATGATGTCCCGGTGTTCAAATGTAAAGACTGCTCTGGACCTATTTTCATTTCTCAAGACAAAGATCTGGCAGAAGCAGAATGTTCAAGTTGTCATGAGAAGAAAGACTTGAATCAAACTGTGATGAAGCTACAGGAATCTACAAATGGGTACCATGTAGCATTAGAGCAGGTGCTTGCCGGAGTTGACATGCAGGCAGCATTAGAGGTGTTATTAAAGCACCTGGAATTCCTGACAGTTCACATTTCTTTGCCATGGAGAGACATTAATAACTGTCAAGAGGCAATCAAACAGTGCTTTGCCACGCAAGCCAATTCTTATATCCTTCCATGA
- the LOC105347318 gene encoding SET and MYND domain-containing protein 4 isoform X3, with protein sequence MEAIQKAIREEFQKKHEFVKTMEEFSKMKTNEERVKFVLSLPVVQKHIHLEDYDNGKNSEESFHLRTEGNQYFIKKNYSKSLKLYTASVLKAPVTNMNCFDKMETKTETKDLELANAYANRSAAMFHLKDYAACLWNAELAFRFGYPTENHYKLHDRQGKCHRQLQDFIKAEQSFQSALKSLEFSTLDEKKRQNLCKDMQRLIEEVKIEGRNLDLENHMDEEQRQVVNHFHSDLPQIDKSSQNSVFLSASSTVSLRESTEMGRGLMASTDIKVGDIVAVEKPYASVNLPEREQEYCSHCSKRINAPVPCQQCSDVAFCSLQCQEEAWTEYHRIECKIIRHVQNMKSKLGHLAFRMVLKAGFSFLFKEQSNFCKDDVSESIGYNGDGCYDSENYHALYTLVNHGDKRTPEDLFNKAVQTVYLLGCLELTTFFKDCQKGQEMDAKCYIGSHILRQIQMLPCNAHEISEILWKPGDPTVTNSIEIGSGAYALLSLINHSCDPSVVRHNYGNICVVRAIKPIKKGEEILDNYGALYPLTIREERRAKLRPQYFFDCNCDACQLELPLYFDIPDDVPVFKCKDCSGPIFISQDKDLAEAECSSCHEKKDLNQTVMKLQESTNGYHVALEQVLAGVDMQAALEVLLKHLEFLTVHISLPWRDINNCQEAIKQCFATQANSYILP encoded by the coding sequence ATGGAGGCCATTCAGAAAGCTATTCGTGAGGAATTTCAAAAGAAACATGAATTTGTAAAAACTATGGAGGAATTttccaaaatgaaaacaaatgaagAGAGAGTAAAATTTGTGTTATCCTTGCCTGTGGTCCAAAAACACATTCATCTTGAGGATTATGATAATGGCAAAAATTCAGAAGAATCTTTTCATCTAAGAACTGAAGGAAACCAGTACTTCATAAAGAAGAATTATTCCAAATCCCTTAAGCTTTATACAGCTAGTGTTTTAAAAGCTCCAGTGACGAATATGAATTGTTTTGACAAAATGGAAACCAAGACTGAGACCAAAGACCTGGAGTTAGCCAATGCTTATGCTAACAGATCAGCTGCCATGTTTCATCTGAAGGACTATGCTGCTTGTTTGTGGAATGCAGAACTGGCTTTCCGATTTGGATATCCCACGGAAAACCATTACAAGTTACATGATCGACAGGGAAAGTGTCATAGACAGCTGCAGGACTTTATTAAAGCAGAACAGTCGTTCCAATCAGCTTTAAAGTCCCTGGAGTTTTCAACTCTAGATGAAAAGAAAAGGCAAAATCTATGTAAAGATATGCAACGTCTTATAGAAGAAGTGAAAATTGAAGGCCGTAATTTGGACTTGGAAAATCATATGGATGAGGAGCAGAGGCAGGTCGTAAACCATTTTCACTCAGATCTGCCTCAAATTGACAAAAGTTCCCAAAATTCTGTATTCCTGTCGGCCAGTAGTACAGTCAGTTTAAGGGAGAGCACGGAAATGGGACGTGGACTAATGGCATCCACTGATATCAAAGTGGGAGATATTGTAGCAGTGGAGAAACCGTATGCCTCAGTCAATCTCCCAGAAAGAGAACAAGAGTATTGCAGTCACTGCAGTAAAAGAATCAATGCCCCTGTGCCCTGTCAGCAGTGCAGTGATGTTGCCTTCTGTTCCCTGCAGTGTCAGGAAGAGGCCTGGACAGAATATCACAGAATAGAATGTAAAATCATCAGACATGTCcaaaatatgaaatcaaaacTAGGGCATCTAGCATTTCGTATGGTTTTGAAAGCAGGATTTTCCTTTCTCTTCAAGGAACAAAGCAATTTTTGCAAAGATGACGTGTCAGAGAGTATTGGATATAATGGGGATGGCTGTTATGATTCGGAGAATTATCATGCTCTATACACCTTAGTGAATCATGGAGACAAAAGAACACCTGAGGATCTGTTTAACAAGGCAGTCCAAACTGTGTATTTATTGGGGTGCTTAGAGTTAACTACTTTTTTCAAAGATTGTCAAAAGGGACAAGAAATGGATGCAAAATGTTACATAGGAAGCCACATTTTAAGACAAATACAAATGTTGCCCTGTAATGCCCATGAAATTTCTGAAATCCTCTGGAAGCCAGGGGATCCTACTGTAACAAACAGCATAGAGATAGGATCTGGAGCTTACGCACTTCTCAGCCTCATCAACCATTCTTGTGACCCTTCAGTGGTAAGACACAACTATGGCAATATTTGTGTTGTCAGAGCTATAAAGCCCATTAAGAAAGGAGAAGAAATTCTTGACAATTATGGAGCTCTATACCCATTGACCATAAGAGAGGAACGTCGGGCAAAATTACGGCCACAGTACTTCTTCGATTGCAACTGTGATGCTTGTCAGTTAGAACTTcctctttattttgatattcctGATGATGTCCCGGTGTTCAAATGTAAAGACTGCTCTGGACCTATTTTCATTTCTCAAGACAAAGATCTGGCAGAAGCAGAATGTTCAAGTTGTCATGAGAAGAAAGACTTGAATCAAACTGTGATGAAGCTACAGGAATCTACAAATGGGTACCATGTAGCATTAGAGCAGGTGCTTGCCGGAGTTGACATGCAGGCAGCATTAGAGGTGTTATTAAAGCACCTGGAATTCCTGACAGTTCACATTTCTTTGCCATGGAGAGACATTAATAACTGTCAAGAGGCAATCAAACAGTGCTTTGCCACGCAAGCCAATTCTTATATCCTTCCATGA
- the LOC136275716 gene encoding putative uncharacterized protein DDB_G0290521, with protein MARRSSVREDRHFLVRYLCDDNFQVRSRAYFRCESDITITVGEEYDVQWGRAKEVDRAVVLDSGSDQELRVKMRELETRTEPSSPTPPASPLSPSPPPSPPTPAPKRQKTTMSFTKSGKPRASMITSGSPPTVNEQTLPIAVPATVPTGPQTPPVVVPASVPTGPQTPPVVMPASMLTGLQTPPVVVPASVPTGPQTPPAVVPASVPTGPQTPPVVVPASVPTGPQTPPVAVPASVPIGLQTPRASTPVVRFRPHRLSTSDSDSLVGGLLKEVSDLRKSVDIVNKKIDATNRRTTHLETLLTTAIANTNIIIDIIRRQSSDNTLTQLNSAMHSQTSAEETPSSTPTTEGIPPEFKIDDSELRVLVRESRNAGNFAVNLTRKLFPELFGEGQLRYEYNWYGGGKLAKKELDPVRKQVVKQYVVYFFPEFQSHEAWRERVVPKINECLRRNDKRLKRKSIVIPQLTECHDDVFDFVD; from the exons atggCTAGGCGTTCTAGTGTGCGTGAAGATAGACATTTTCTTGTGCGGTACTTGTGCGATGACAATTTTCAAGTGCGGAGTCGTGCATACTTCCGATGTGAGAGTGACATTACGATCACTGTTGGTGAGGAGTATGATGTTCAGTGGGGCCGGGCCAAAGAAGTTGACAGAGCCGTTGTCCTTGATTCCGGATCCGACCAGGAACTTCGAGTGAAGATGAGAGAGTTGGAGACCAGGACTGAGCCCTCATCCCCAACACCTCCCGCAAGCCCGTTATCGCCATCACCACCTCCATCACCCCCAACCCCAGCACCGAAGCGTCAGAAAACCACCATGTCTTTC ACAAAGTCAGGGAAACCCAGAGCTTCAATGATTACATCAGGTTCCCCTCCAACTGTAAACGAACAGACTCTCCCCATTGCTGTGCCTGCAACTGTGCCCACTGGACCGCAGACTCCGCCCGTTGTTGTGCCTGCATCTGTGCCCACTGGACCGCAGACTCCGCCCGTCGTTATGCCTGCCTCTATGCTCACTGGACTGCAGACTCCGCCCGTTGTTGTGCCTGCATCTGTGCCCACTGGACCGCAGACTCCGCCCGCTGTTGTGCCTGCATCTGTGCCCACTGGACCGCAGACTCCGCCCGTTGTTGTGCCTGCATCTGTGCCAACTGGACCGCAGACTCCGCCTGTTGCTGTGCCTGCATCTGTGCCCATAGGACTTCAAACTCCGAGAGCTTCTACACCAGTCGTGAGATTCCGTCCGCACCGGTTATCCACCAGTGATAGTGACTCTCTCGTCGGCGGGCTTTTGAAGGAAGTGTCCGATCTGCGTAAATCCGTCGACATTGTTAATAAGAAGATAGATGCCACCAACAGGCGCACAACCCATCTAGAAACTCTACTGACAACAGCCATTGCCAATACAAACATCATTATTGACATTATAAGGAGGCAGTCCAGCGACAACACTTTGACGCAGCTGAATTCGGCGATGCACAGCCAGACTAGCGCAGAAGAGACCCCTTCATCAACGCCCACAACTGAAGGAATCCCTCCGGAATTCAAGATTGATGACTCTGAACTTCGCGTCCTTGTCCGGGAGTCCAGGAATGCCGGCAACTTCGCGGTGAACCTTACACGGAAACTGTTTCCTGAACTGTTCGGTGAAGGACAGTTGCGATACGAGTATAATTGGTATGGAGGCGGGAAGTTAGCAAAGAAAGAACTGGATCCAGTGAGGAAACAGGTGGTGAAACAGTACGTTGTGTATTTCTTCCCAGAGTTCCAGTCTCACGAAGCTTGGAGGGAGCGTGTGGTTCCAAAGATAAACGAGTGCCTGAGAAGGAACGATAAGCGTCTGAAGAGGAAGTCCATCGTTATCCCTCAGCTGACCGAGTGCCATGACGACGTTTTTGACTTTGTGGATTAG
- the LOC105347318 gene encoding SET and MYND domain-containing protein 4 isoform X2 has protein sequence MHGNQTLYILLHGTKNDLINLLQDWIDLEFLTADMEAIQKAIREEFQKKHEFVKTMEEFSKMKTNEERVKFVLSLPVVQKHIHLEDYDNGKNSEESFHLRTEGNQYFIKKNYSKSLKLYTASVLKAPVTNMNCFDKMETKTETKDLELANAYANRSAAMFHLKDYAACLWNAELAFRFGYPTENHYKLHDRQGKCHRQLQDFIKAEQSFQSALKSLEFSTLDEKKRQNLCKDMQRLIEEVKIEGRNLDLENHMDEEQRQVVNHFHSDLPQIDKSSQNSVFLSASSTVSLRESTEMGRGLMASTDIKVGDIVAVEKPYASVNLPEREQEYCSHCSKRINAPVPCQQCSDVAFCSLQCQEEAWTEYHRIECKIIRHVQNMKSKLGHLAFRMVLKAGFSFLFKEQSNFCKDDVSESIGYNGDGCYDSENYHALYTLVNHGDKRTPEDLFNKAVQTVYLLGCLELTTFFKDCQKGQEMDAKCYIGSHILRQIQMLPCNAHEISEILWKPGDPTVTNSIEIGSGAYALLSLINHSCDPSVVRHNYGNICVVRAIKPIKKGEEILDNYGALYPLTIREERRAKLRPQYFFDCNCDACQLELPLYFDIPDDVPVFKCKDCSGPIFISQDKDLAEAECSSCHEKKDLNQTVMKLQESTNGYHVALEQVLAGVDMQAALEVLLKHLEFLTVHISLPWRDINNCQEAIKQCFATQANSYILP, from the exons ATGCATGGGAACCAGACACTATATATACTTTTGCATGGCACAAAGAATGATTTAATTAACTTATTACAAGATTGG ATAGATTTGGAGTTTCTGACAGCAGACATGGAGGCCATTCAGAAAGCTATTCGTGAGGAATTTCAAAAGAAACATGAATTTGTAAAAACTATGGAGGAATTttccaaaatgaaaacaaatgaagAGAGAGTAAAATTTGTGTTATCCTTGCCTGTGGTCCAAAAACACATTCATCTTGAGGATTATGATAATGGCAAAAATTCAGAAGAATCTTTTCATCTAAGAACTGAAGGAAACCAGTACTTCATAAAGAAGAATTATTCCAAATCCCTTAAGCTTTATACAGCTAGTGTTTTAAAAGCTCCAGTGACGAATATGAATTGTTTTGACAAAATGGAAACCAAGACTGAGACCAAAGACCTGGAGTTAGCCAATGCTTATGCTAACAGATCAGCTGCCATGTTTCATCTGAAGGACTATGCTGCTTGTTTGTGGAATGCAGAACTGGCTTTCCGATTTGGATATCCCACGGAAAACCATTACAAGTTACATGATCGACAGGGAAAGTGTCATAGACAGCTGCAGGACTTTATTAAAGCAGAACAGTCGTTCCAATCAGCTTTAAAGTCCCTGGAGTTTTCAACTCTAGATGAAAAGAAAAGGCAAAATCTATGTAAAGATATGCAACGTCTTATAGAAGAAGTGAAAATTGAAGGCCGTAATTTGGACTTGGAAAATCATATGGATGAGGAGCAGAGGCAGGTCGTAAACCATTTTCACTCAGATCTGCCTCAAATTGACAAAAGTTCCCAAAATTCTGTATTCCTGTCGGCCAGTAGTACAGTCAGTTTAAGGGAGAGCACGGAAATGGGACGTGGACTAATGGCATCCACTGATATCAAAGTGGGAGATATTGTAGCAGTGGAGAAACCGTATGCCTCAGTCAATCTCCCAGAAAGAGAACAAGAGTATTGCAGTCACTGCAGTAAAAGAATCAATGCCCCTGTGCCCTGTCAGCAGTGCAGTGATGTTGCCTTCTGTTCCCTGCAGTGTCAGGAAGAGGCCTGGACAGAATATCACAGAATAGAATGTAAAATCATCAGACATGTCcaaaatatgaaatcaaaacTAGGGCATCTAGCATTTCGTATGGTTTTGAAAGCAGGATTTTCCTTTCTCTTCAAGGAACAAAGCAATTTTTGCAAAGATGACGTGTCAGAGAGTATTGGATATAATGGGGATGGCTGTTATGATTCGGAGAATTATCATGCTCTATACACCTTAGTGAATCATGGAGACAAAAGAACACCTGAGGATCTGTTTAACAAGGCAGTCCAAACTGTGTATTTATTGGGGTGCTTAGAGTTAACTACTTTTTTCAAAGATTGTCAAAAGGGACAAGAAATGGATGCAAAATGTTACATAGGAAGCCACATTTTAAGACAAATACAAATGTTGCCCTGTAATGCCCATGAAATTTCTGAAATCCTCTGGAAGCCAGGGGATCCTACTGTAACAAACAGCATAGAGATAGGATCTGGAGCTTACGCACTTCTCAGCCTCATCAACCATTCTTGTGACCCTTCAGTGGTAAGACACAACTATGGCAATATTTGTGTTGTCAGAGCTATAAAGCCCATTAAGAAAGGAGAAGAAATTCTTGACAATTATGGAGCTCTATACCCATTGACCATAAGAGAGGAACGTCGGGCAAAATTACGGCCACAGTACTTCTTCGATTGCAACTGTGATGCTTGTCAGTTAGAACTTcctctttattttgatattcctGATGATGTCCCGGTGTTCAAATGTAAAGACTGCTCTGGACCTATTTTCATTTCTCAAGACAAAGATCTGGCAGAAGCAGAATGTTCAAGTTGTCATGAGAAGAAAGACTTGAATCAAACTGTGATGAAGCTACAGGAATCTACAAATGGGTACCATGTAGCATTAGAGCAGGTGCTTGCCGGAGTTGACATGCAGGCAGCATTAGAGGTGTTATTAAAGCACCTGGAATTCCTGACAGTTCACATTTCTTTGCCATGGAGAGACATTAATAACTGTCAAGAGGCAATCAAACAGTGCTTTGCCACGCAAGCCAATTCTTATATCCTTCCATGA